From the genome of Arvicola amphibius chromosome 9, mArvAmp1.2, whole genome shotgun sequence, one region includes:
- the LOC119823508 gene encoding H-2 class II histocompatibility antigen, A-F alpha chain-like, with protein MTPSRALVLGILALTTTLSPCGGEFDVKADHVGSYGITTYQSYGPNGQYTMEFDGDEELYVDLDKKETVWRLPEFGQLLYFDPQGGLQNIATEKHNLDVLTKRSNFTPATNEVPEVTVFPKSPVLLGQPNTLVCFVDKIFPPVVNITWLKNSKSVTETVYETSFLSKRDHSFHKISYLTFIPSDDDVYDCKVEHWGLEEPALKHWEPEVPAPMSELMETVVCALGLSVGIVGIVVGTIFIIQGLRSGGPSRHPGPL; from the exons ATGACGCCCAGCAGAGCTCTGGTTCTGGGGATCCTCGCCCTGACCACCACGCTCAGCCCCTGTGGGGGTGAATTCGACGTTAAGG CCGACCATGTTGGCTCCTATGGTATAACTACCTATCAGTCTTATGGACCCAACGGCCAGTACACAATGGAATTTGATGGTGATGAGGAGTTATATGTGGACTTGGATAAGAAGGAGACTGTCTGGAGGCTTCCTGAGTTTGGCCAACTGCTATACTTTGACCCACAAGGTGGACTACAAAATATagctacagaaaaacacaacTTGGACGTCCTGACTAAGAGATCCAATTTTACCCCAGCTACCAATG AGGTTCCTGAGGTGACCGTGTTCCCCAAGTCCCCTGTGCTGCTGGGACAGCCCAACACCCTTGTCTGCTTCGTGGACAAGATCTTCCCTCCTGTAGTCAACATTACATGGCTGAAAAACAGCAAGTCAGTCACAGAGACTGTTTATGAGACCAGCTTCCTCTCCAAGCGTGACCATTCCTTCCACAAGATCTCTTACCTGACCTTCATCCCTTCTGACGATGATGTCTATGACTGCAAGGTGGAGCACTGGGGCCTGGAGGAGCCGGCACTAAAACACTGGG AACCGGAGGTTCCAGCCCCCATGTCAGAGCTGATGGAGACTGTGGTCTGTGCCCTGGGGTTGTCCGTGGGTATCGTGGGCATCGTGGTGGGCACCATCTTCATCATTCAAGGCCTGAGATCAGGTGGCCCCTCCAGACACCCAGGGCCCTTATGA
- the LOC119823509 gene encoding H-2 class II histocompatibility antigen, A-U beta chain-like, with translation MAVQVPSLLLAAAAVLMVLSSLGAEGRDPPRDFVVQFKPYCYFTNGTQHMRYVTRYIYNREEYVRYDSEVGEYRAVTELGRPDAEYWNSQKDILERLRAEIDTVCRHNYEETEVPTALRRREQPKVVVSLSRKEVLNHHNTLVCSVSDFYPAQIKVRWFRNGQEETEGVESTQLIKNGDWTYQILVMLEMTPQRGDIYTCHVEHPSLQSPVTVEWSAQSESAQSKMLSGIGGFVLGLIFLGLGLFVRHRSQKGPRGPPAAGLLQ, from the exons ATGGCTGTGCAGGTCCCCAGCCTCCTCCTTGCAGCAGCTGCGGTGCTGATGGTGCTGAGCAGCCTGGGGGCCGAGGGCAGAGACCCCCCAA GGGATTTCGTGGTCCAGTTCAAGCCCTACTGCTACTTCACCAACGGGACGCAGCACATGCGGTATGTGACCAGGTACATCTACAACCGGGAGGAGTACGTGCGCTACGACAGCGAGGTGGGCGAGTACCGCGCGGTGACCGAGCTGGGGCGGCCGGACGCCGAGTACTGGAACAGCCAGAAGGACATCCTGGAGCGGTTGCGGGCCGAGATAGACACGGTGTGCAGACACAACTACGAGGAGACGGAGGTCCCCACGGCCCTGCGGCGGCGTG AGCAGCCCAAGGTGGTCGTCTCCCTGTCCAGGAAGGAGGTCCTCAACCACCACAACACGCTGGTCTGCTCAGTGTCAGATTTCTACCCGGCCCAGATCAAAGTGCGCTGGTTCCGGAATGgccaggaggagacagagggagttGAGTCCACACAGCTTATTAAGAACGGGGACTGGACCTACCAGATCCTGGTCATGCTGGAGATGACCCCTCAGCGGGGAGACATCTACACCTGCCACGTGGAGCACCCCAGCCTGCAGAGCCCCGTCACCGTGGAGTGGA GTGCACAGTCCGAGTCTGCCCAGAGCAAGATGCTGAGCGGCATCGGGGGCTTTGTGCTAGGGCTCATCTTCCTCGGGCTGGGCCTTTTCGTCcgtcacagaagccagaaag GACCTCGAGGGCCTCCTGCAGCAG ggCTCCTACAGTGA